The proteins below come from a single Chitinophaga pinensis DSM 2588 genomic window:
- the lptB gene encoding LPS export ABC transporter ATP-binding protein, with protein MALKIHTDQLVKRYGHRTVANHVSVEVTQGEIVGLLGPNGAGKTTTFYMVVGLIKPDEGQVYLDEVNITKLPMYKRAKMGIGYLPQEASVFRKLSVEDNISAVLEMTGLKKAEQKEKLESLLEEFRLTHVRKSPGDVLSGGERRRTEIARALAVDPKFILLDEPFAGIDPIAVEDIQSIVARLKYKNIGILITDHNVQETLSITDRAYLLFEGKILKAGTAEELAEDEQVRKVYLGQNFILRRKNYLDEAAKKQ; from the coding sequence ATGGCATTAAAAATACATACAGATCAGCTGGTAAAGCGTTACGGTCACAGAACCGTAGCGAACCATGTATCTGTAGAAGTGACACAAGGAGAGATCGTGGGTTTACTCGGACCTAACGGCGCCGGTAAAACAACCACATTCTACATGGTAGTGGGGCTTATCAAGCCCGATGAGGGACAGGTGTACCTGGATGAGGTGAATATCACTAAGCTGCCAATGTATAAAAGGGCGAAGATGGGTATCGGCTATCTGCCACAGGAGGCTTCGGTATTCCGTAAGCTGAGTGTGGAGGATAACATATCCGCCGTACTGGAAATGACCGGACTGAAAAAAGCAGAACAGAAGGAAAAACTGGAAAGTCTGCTGGAAGAGTTCCGTCTGACCCACGTACGTAAGAGTCCCGGCGATGTATTGAGCGGTGGTGAGCGCAGGCGTACCGAAATCGCCCGTGCACTCGCGGTGGACCCTAAGTTCATCCTGTTGGACGAGCCGTTTGCGGGTATCGATCCTATTGCCGTGGAAGATATTCAGTCAATAGTTGCCCGTCTTAAATACAAGAACATCGGGATCCTCATAACAGACCATAACGTACAGGAGACACTTTCCATCACAGACCGGGCATACCTTCTTTTTGAAGGAAAGATCCTGAAAGCCGGTACCGCGGAAGAGTTGGCCGAAGACGAACAGGTTAGAAAAGTGTATCTTGGCCAGAATTTCATTTTACGTCGTAAAAATTACCTGGACGAAGCAGCTAAGAAACAATAA
- a CDS encoding GH3 auxin-responsive promoter family protein, with the protein MRILSPAISQLARLRMGRIEYFMQYPVQVQQQVFQNLISAAQYTEFGKQYGFSQIYKIEEFKQRVPIHNYDTLKPYIQRLMEGQQNILWNTPIKWFAKSSGTTADKSKFIPVSVESLDDCHYRAGRDVLSLYYNNFPDSRLLTGKSLVIGGSHQVNKLDAESDSYFGDLSAVMLQNMPFYGNMIRTPDLSIALMDEWEEKIERMANAVIHENVTSIAGVPTWTLVLIKRIFQITGKDNLADVWPNLELYMHGGVSFTPYREQFKQLIRKPDMFYQETYNASEGFFAAQDVIGQEGLLLFLNHGIFYEFMPMEEYGKECPQTLQLQDVEMGKNYALIISTNGGLWRYLVGDTVQFTSLAPYRVKVSGRTKSFINAFGEELIVENSDTAIAKACEVTGAVMNDYTAAPIYFSGNDAGGHEWLLDFDKAPADINQFIDVLDNTLKAINSDYEAKRHKDMALRRPLVHVLPKGTFTEWLKSKGKLGGQHKVPRLNNERQHVEEILKFTNISGKI; encoded by the coding sequence ATGAGAATATTAAGTCCTGCAATATCACAGTTGGCGCGTTTGCGCATGGGGCGTATAGAATACTTTATGCAATACCCCGTGCAGGTGCAGCAACAGGTATTCCAGAACCTTATCAGCGCAGCTCAGTATACTGAGTTTGGCAAGCAGTACGGCTTTTCACAGATATATAAGATAGAAGAGTTCAAACAACGGGTACCTATTCACAATTATGATACCCTCAAGCCTTACATCCAGCGATTGATGGAAGGACAACAGAATATTCTGTGGAACACGCCTATCAAATGGTTCGCTAAATCCAGCGGTACCACTGCCGACAAAAGTAAATTCATACCTGTTTCCGTAGAAAGCCTGGACGATTGTCATTATAGGGCCGGCCGGGACGTGTTATCACTGTACTATAATAATTTCCCTGATTCCCGTCTGCTGACCGGCAAGTCCCTTGTCATCGGCGGTAGTCACCAGGTAAATAAACTGGATGCTGAAAGTGATTCTTACTTTGGCGACCTGAGTGCGGTGATGCTGCAAAACATGCCATTCTATGGTAACATGATCCGTACGCCGGACCTTTCCATCGCCCTGATGGACGAATGGGAGGAAAAGATAGAGCGTATGGCAAATGCTGTCATTCACGAAAACGTCACCTCTATTGCTGGTGTGCCTACCTGGACACTGGTATTGATCAAACGTATATTCCAGATCACCGGGAAAGATAACCTGGCGGATGTATGGCCTAACCTGGAACTGTATATGCACGGTGGTGTGAGCTTCACGCCGTACCGGGAGCAGTTTAAACAGCTGATCCGCAAGCCGGATATGTTTTACCAGGAGACCTACAATGCTTCTGAAGGTTTCTTCGCGGCACAGGATGTCATCGGCCAGGAAGGGTTGTTGTTATTCCTGAACCATGGTATCTTCTATGAGTTTATGCCAATGGAGGAATATGGGAAGGAATGTCCGCAGACATTACAGCTGCAGGATGTGGAAATGGGTAAGAACTACGCGCTGATCATCAGTACAAACGGTGGTCTGTGGCGTTACCTGGTGGGAGATACGGTGCAGTTTACCTCTCTGGCGCCTTACCGCGTGAAAGTAAGCGGTCGTACCAAGTCTTTCATCAATGCATTCGGTGAAGAACTGATCGTTGAAAACTCTGATACAGCCATCGCAAAAGCCTGCGAGGTAACAGGCGCTGTGATGAACGATTATACTGCCGCTCCGATCTATTTCAGTGGCAATGATGCCGGCGGACATGAATGGCTGCTGGACTTTGATAAAGCACCGGCTGATATTAACCAGTTCATCGATGTACTGGATAATACCCTGAAAGCCATCAACTCTGACTACGAAGCTAAAAGACATAAGGACATGGCGCTGCGCCGTCCCTTAGTACACGTACTGCCAAAAGGTACTTTTACCGAATGGCTGAAGAGCAAAGGCAAACTGGGAGGACAACACAAGGTGCCCCGTCTCAATAATGAGCGTCAGCACGTGGAAGAAATTCTTAAATTCACCAATATTTCCGGCAAAATCTAA
- the fabG gene encoding 3-oxoacyl-[acyl-carrier-protein] reductase translates to MKLLENKVAIVTGASRGIGEAIAIKFAEEGAHVAFTYLSSDEKAKALEQKLQAMGVKAKAYKSNAGVYEETETLVNDVLKEFGSIDICVNNAGISKDNLLLRMSPDQWDDVMDINLKSVYNMTKQVIRPMMKAKSGSIINMSSIIGMKGNAGQSSYAASKAGIIGFTKSIAAELGSRNIRVNAVAPGFVETDMTHYLKDGDGAKTYMEKIPLGRFGSPEDIANVCVFLASGLSNYVTGQVISACGGLNM, encoded by the coding sequence ATGAAATTACTGGAGAACAAAGTAGCTATTGTAACAGGCGCCAGCAGAGGTATAGGTGAAGCTATCGCAATCAAATTTGCAGAGGAAGGTGCACACGTTGCATTCACATATCTCAGCTCTGACGAGAAAGCCAAAGCACTGGAACAAAAGTTACAGGCAATGGGCGTAAAGGCTAAAGCCTATAAATCCAACGCCGGTGTGTACGAAGAAACTGAGACGCTGGTAAATGACGTACTGAAAGAATTCGGTAGCATCGATATCTGCGTGAACAATGCAGGTATCTCCAAAGATAACCTGTTACTGCGTATGAGCCCTGATCAGTGGGACGACGTAATGGATATCAACCTGAAGAGCGTGTATAACATGACTAAACAGGTGATCCGTCCGATGATGAAAGCAAAGAGTGGTTCTATCATCAATATGAGCTCTATCATCGGTATGAAAGGTAACGCGGGTCAGAGTAGCTATGCTGCTTCTAAAGCGGGTATCATCGGTTTCACAAAATCTATCGCTGCTGAACTGGGTAGCCGTAACATCCGTGTGAATGCGGTTGCTCCTGGTTTCGTAGAAACAGATATGACGCATTATCTGAAAGATGGTGATGGCGCTAAGACTTACATGGAGAAAATTCCGCTGGGTCGTTTTGGCAGTCCTGAGGATATCGCAAATGTATGTGTGTTCCTGGCTTCGGGTTTGAGTAATTATGTGACCGGACAGGTGATCAGTGCCTGTGGAGGACTGAACATGTAG
- a CDS encoding SMP-30/gluconolactonase/LRE family protein produces MKQHICLLLVMTAGCAAMAQDKSTALYQAQDLTKENMFSVNIEGPNFDKAGNLYVVNYLKDGTIGKISTKDGSGELFVTLPDSSIANSIQFNSKGNMYLPDFKGHNVLEVNPKTRKVSVYVHSDKMSQPNDLCINKKDQLFASDPDWKNSGGQIWRIDKGGKAVLLEANMGTTNGIELSPDEKTLYVNESVQRKVWKYDVDNNGNISNKTLFASFPDFGFDGMKCDKAGNLYIARWGKGTIVVLSPEGTEIREIPLKGKHCSNLTFGGKDGKTVYVTLQDRKCMEQFNVEIPGKRY; encoded by the coding sequence ATGAAACAGCATATCTGTTTATTGCTGGTGATGACCGCAGGCTGTGCAGCGATGGCACAGGATAAATCCACGGCATTATACCAGGCACAGGATCTGACAAAAGAAAACATGTTCTCTGTCAATATTGAAGGCCCCAACTTTGACAAAGCAGGCAACCTCTATGTAGTCAACTATCTGAAAGATGGCACCATCGGTAAGATCAGCACGAAAGACGGTAGCGGCGAATTGTTTGTAACACTACCCGACAGCAGTATTGCCAACAGCATCCAGTTCAACAGCAAAGGCAATATGTACCTGCCCGACTTCAAAGGGCATAATGTACTTGAGGTAAATCCAAAGACCCGGAAAGTAAGCGTGTATGTACATTCCGATAAGATGTCTCAACCTAACGACCTCTGTATCAATAAAAAAGATCAGTTATTCGCATCCGATCCTGACTGGAAAAACTCCGGTGGTCAGATATGGCGTATCGATAAAGGCGGCAAAGCCGTACTGCTGGAAGCCAATATGGGTACTACCAATGGTATTGAACTGAGCCCCGACGAAAAGACCCTGTATGTCAATGAAAGCGTACAGCGTAAAGTATGGAAGTATGATGTAGACAATAATGGCAACATCAGCAACAAGACCTTATTCGCCTCCTTCCCTGATTTCGGCTTCGATGGCATGAAATGCGACAAAGCCGGTAACCTGTACATCGCCCGCTGGGGAAAAGGTACCATCGTCGTACTGTCTCCCGAAGGGACAGAGATCCGGGAAATCCCGCTGAAAGGCAAACATTGCAGCAACCTGACCTTCGGTGGTAAGGATGGAAAAACAGTGTATGTAACCTTACAGGACAGGAAGTGTATGGAGCAGTTTAATGTGGAAATACCAGGCAAGAGATATTAG
- a CDS encoding nucleoid-associated protein → MIHVSEFKDLACLSIHKVGNASQEEALICSQEPLELKDEAISQLLLTYFIQPFTNSAEYFRFYHEADLQLNEIFQYCRRIFENRDNFHEQSVNIAKHLYKHSTHPKIKGGELYIAYFSKCLVDGEDVEAIGIFKSESRDTYLKVFLANDNYQVDYEDGININKLDKGCLIFNTEEENGYKVSVVDSISKQNEAVYWKDAFLQVQRREDSYHQTELAVNMCKKFINDKLPDQYEISRVDQVDLLNKSATYFKEKEQFDLDDFAQEVLGNPEAIQSFKEYKQTFQQEFQQEFPDEFDISSPAVKKQQKVFKSVVKLDRNFHIYIHGDREMIERGFDEATNLYYYKLMFENET, encoded by the coding sequence ATGATACATGTTTCAGAATTTAAAGATTTAGCGTGTCTGTCCATTCACAAAGTGGGCAATGCCTCGCAGGAAGAAGCACTGATATGCTCTCAGGAGCCGTTGGAACTGAAGGATGAAGCGATCAGTCAGCTGTTGTTAACGTACTTCATACAGCCGTTTACAAACAGCGCGGAGTATTTTCGTTTTTATCATGAAGCGGATCTGCAATTAAATGAGATTTTTCAATATTGCCGCCGTATCTTTGAAAACAGGGACAATTTTCACGAGCAGTCAGTTAATATTGCCAAACATCTGTATAAGCATTCCACTCATCCGAAGATCAAGGGAGGAGAATTATATATAGCCTACTTTAGTAAATGTCTTGTGGATGGAGAGGATGTCGAAGCAATAGGTATTTTTAAATCAGAGAGCAGAGACACCTATCTGAAAGTATTCCTCGCCAACGATAATTATCAGGTGGATTATGAAGACGGGATCAATATCAACAAGCTTGATAAGGGATGCCTGATCTTTAACACCGAAGAGGAGAACGGGTACAAAGTCAGCGTAGTAGATAGCATTAGCAAACAGAATGAAGCAGTTTACTGGAAAGACGCTTTCCTTCAGGTACAACGCCGTGAGGACAGCTATCACCAGACAGAACTTGCCGTGAACATGTGTAAGAAGTTTATCAATGATAAACTCCCTGATCAGTATGAGATCAGCAGAGTAGATCAGGTAGATCTTCTTAACAAGTCAGCAACCTATTTTAAAGAGAAAGAGCAGTTTGATCTGGACGATTTTGCACAAGAGGTACTGGGCAACCCCGAAGCTATTCAATCCTTTAAGGAGTATAAACAGACGTTTCAGCAGGAATTCCAGCAGGAGTTCCCCGACGAATTTGACATATCATCGCCTGCAGTAAAGAAGCAGCAGAAGGTGTTTAAGAGTGTAGTGAAGCTGGACCGGAATTTTCATATTTATATACATGGTGACAGAGAGATGATTGAGCGTGGTTTTGACGAAGCGACGAATCTCTATTACTATAAGCTCATGTTTGAGAACGAAACCTGA
- a CDS encoding stage 0 sporulation family protein codes for MACAGCGTGAEGKPSGCKSNGGCSTGGCNRLNVFDWLANIPLSDSLAPFDIIEVSFNNGSRKDFFRNTTKQILDKGEMVTVEGVSGFDIGQISLTGELVKLQMKKRRVEDTPEVKKVLRRSTNEDLARMQDNKAREKDALIKARAIARSIGLEMKLAEVEIQADGRKATFFYTADDRVDFRELIKLYAGEFRVKVEMRQIGARQEAGKVGGIGSCGRELCCSTWLTDFKSVNTTAARYQNLSINQAKLSGQCGRLKCCLNYELDTYLDALREFPEDADTIETVNGVATLQKRDIFKNLMWYSYGDSNKQYPLTITRVKEIRQLNKQNIRPDDLKAVEVVVAKPKAEDLGFADVVGQISLRSLEKTSQKRKHKDKEKQKHKQQKDQQPQQPAGKKAETKQENRPQQQQKQPENRQQQQKPQEGRPQQQQQQKPKQEQRPQQQHPPKQKQEQRNPNNGPKPQQPQDKNNPNAQKPQGGGGQNKPPKPREKQK; via the coding sequence ATGGCTTGTGCCGGATGTGGTACAGGTGCAGAGGGGAAGCCGTCAGGATGTAAGAGTAATGGAGGATGCAGTACTGGAGGCTGCAACAGGCTGAATGTATTTGACTGGCTGGCCAATATTCCCCTAAGTGATAGCTTAGCACCATTTGATATAATAGAAGTAAGTTTCAACAACGGTAGCAGGAAGGATTTTTTCCGTAACACCACCAAACAGATTCTCGATAAAGGAGAAATGGTTACCGTAGAAGGCGTAAGTGGTTTCGACATCGGACAGATCAGCCTCACAGGCGAACTGGTTAAATTACAGATGAAGAAAAGACGCGTGGAAGATACCCCCGAAGTAAAAAAGGTACTCCGCCGCTCCACAAACGAAGACCTTGCAAGGATGCAGGACAACAAAGCCCGTGAAAAGGACGCCCTCATCAAAGCAAGAGCAATCGCCCGTAGTATAGGTCTGGAAATGAAACTCGCAGAAGTGGAGATCCAGGCTGACGGTCGTAAAGCTACCTTCTTCTACACAGCTGATGACAGGGTGGATTTCCGCGAACTGATCAAATTATACGCCGGTGAGTTCCGGGTGAAGGTGGAAATGCGCCAGATAGGCGCCCGCCAGGAAGCCGGAAAAGTAGGCGGTATCGGTAGCTGCGGAAGAGAACTTTGCTGCTCGACCTGGTTGACTGACTTCAAGAGCGTAAATACCACCGCTGCCCGTTATCAGAACCTGTCCATTAACCAGGCAAAACTTTCCGGTCAGTGCGGCCGTCTGAAATGTTGCCTGAACTATGAACTGGATACTTACCTGGATGCTTTAAGGGAATTCCCTGAAGACGCCGACACCATCGAAACTGTCAATGGCGTAGCTACCCTTCAGAAGAGAGATATCTTCAAAAACCTGATGTGGTACTCCTATGGTGACAGTAACAAACAATATCCGCTCACGATCACTCGTGTAAAGGAAATACGCCAGCTCAACAAACAGAACATCAGACCTGATGACCTGAAAGCAGTTGAAGTAGTCGTAGCTAAACCTAAAGCGGAAGACCTTGGATTTGCAGATGTGGTAGGCCAGATCAGCCTCCGCTCACTGGAAAAAACTTCCCAGAAACGCAAACACAAAGACAAGGAAAAGCAAAAACACAAACAGCAGAAGGACCAACAGCCGCAACAGCCAGCTGGTAAAAAAGCGGAAACCAAACAGGAAAACCGCCCGCAACAGCAGCAGAAGCAGCCGGAAAACCGTCAGCAGCAACAGAAGCCGCAGGAAGGTCGTCCACAGCAACAACAACAGCAGAAGCCTAAACAGGAACAGCGCCCGCAACAACAACATCCTCCAAAGCAAAAGCAGGAACAACGCAATCCTAATAACGGGCCTAAGCCACAACAGCCACAGGATAAAAACAATCCTAACGCGCAGAAACCACAAGGCGGCGGTGGACAAAACAAACCCCCCAAACCTCGTGAGAAACAGAAATAA
- a CDS encoding ATP-binding protein: MLFSNVIGQEDIQQQLIRSTENNRLGHANIILAPEGAGGLPLGLAFAQYLVCENKQPDGACGQCQACTKAGRYIHPDIHFSYPVIPRKPGDKPISSDYAAEWREFIDTHPYGNAYDWLQFIGAENKQGNITAMECQDIIRKLSLKSFESTYKILLMWMPEYLGNEGNRLLKLIEEPPDNTIFLLVAENQEQILATILSRTHLIKVNPLPKEVVVDALIKRANIPAAKARQAATIASGNYREALYMLQHSDDDYHELLRNWLNYIFTGNRVALQGWVEGIASAKMGRENQKQFLRYFINLLEHTLRLKYIDRSQLAFAEEETDFAFKLQKLADLHQMEQIMQELDNACYYIERNANAKLLFHALSIKLQYIFKKRPIPAV, encoded by the coding sequence ATGCTTTTTTCGAATGTCATAGGTCAGGAAGATATACAACAACAATTGATCAGGTCCACAGAAAACAACCGGCTCGGTCACGCTAATATTATATTAGCGCCTGAGGGAGCAGGTGGCCTTCCGCTGGGACTGGCATTTGCGCAATACCTGGTCTGCGAAAACAAACAACCTGATGGCGCCTGCGGGCAATGTCAGGCATGTACGAAAGCGGGTAGATACATCCATCCTGATATACACTTCTCTTATCCGGTCATCCCCCGTAAACCGGGCGATAAACCGATCAGCTCCGACTACGCAGCCGAATGGCGAGAGTTTATAGATACGCATCCCTATGGGAATGCATATGACTGGTTACAGTTCATCGGAGCAGAAAATAAACAGGGGAATATCACGGCCATGGAGTGCCAGGACATCATCCGCAAGCTGAGCCTGAAAAGCTTCGAGAGCACTTACAAGATATTACTGATGTGGATGCCTGAGTACCTCGGTAACGAAGGTAACAGACTGCTGAAACTGATAGAGGAACCACCAGACAATACCATTTTTCTGCTGGTGGCCGAAAACCAGGAACAGATCCTGGCGACCATCCTCTCCCGTACACATCTTATTAAAGTGAACCCGCTGCCAAAAGAAGTGGTCGTTGACGCACTGATTAAACGCGCCAACATCCCGGCAGCCAAAGCAAGACAGGCGGCAACCATTGCATCAGGCAATTACAGGGAAGCCCTGTATATGCTGCAACACTCGGATGATGACTATCACGAACTGTTACGCAACTGGCTCAACTATATATTTACCGGCAACCGTGTAGCCCTGCAAGGCTGGGTGGAAGGAATTGCCAGCGCCAAAATGGGACGCGAAAATCAGAAACAGTTCCTCCGCTATTTTATCAACCTGCTGGAACATACGCTGAGACTCAAGTATATAGACAGGAGCCAGCTGGCTTTCGCGGAAGAAGAGACCGACTTTGCATTCAAACTGCAAAAGCTGGCCGACCTTCACCAGATGGAGCAGATCATGCAGGAACTCGACAATGCCTGCTATTACATAGAACGCAACGCAAACGCTAAACTGTTGTTCCACGCACTTTCCATAAAGCTGCAGTATATCTTTAAAAAGCGGCCGATTCCGGCTGTATGA
- a CDS encoding glutathione peroxidase has product MTMLKTLLISMLLFMKGGAIYDYKVESVDGGKINFADYKGKKILIVNTASMCGNTPQYAELEKLYKKYEKNLVIIGFPANNFGQQEPGSNAEIKEFCTKKYAVSFPMAAKISVKGTDIHPLYKWLAEESKTKHFEPAEVQWNFQKYLLDEKGNLVAVFSPKTQPLSPEVTAAIEKKY; this is encoded by the coding sequence ATGACGATGCTGAAGACACTCTTAATTTCAATGCTCTTGTTTATGAAAGGAGGCGCTATATATGACTACAAGGTTGAATCTGTGGACGGTGGTAAGATCAATTTCGCTGATTATAAAGGCAAAAAGATCCTGATCGTAAACACAGCTTCTATGTGCGGTAACACACCTCAGTACGCTGAACTGGAAAAACTCTACAAGAAATACGAAAAGAATCTCGTGATCATCGGTTTCCCGGCTAACAATTTCGGCCAGCAGGAACCAGGCTCCAACGCGGAGATCAAAGAATTCTGCACAAAAAAATACGCTGTTAGCTTCCCGATGGCTGCCAAGATCTCCGTAAAAGGAACTGACATTCACCCCCTCTACAAATGGCTGGCAGAAGAAAGTAAAACAAAACATTTCGAACCTGCTGAAGTACAATGGAACTTCCAGAAATACCTGCTCGACGAAAAAGGTAACCTGGTAGCCGTATTCTCTCCTAAAACACAACCACTTTCTCCTGAAGTAACGGCCGCGATAGAAAAGAAATACTAA
- a CDS encoding ComF family protein, whose protein sequence is MKSLLSSLLHLFYPHTCDGCGIELTNTEHILCLRCHKRLPFTGYQLLQDNPVEKIFWGRVNVRHAMATCYYRKNAFLQQLIYQFKYKQREDIASYFGRLMGHTLRQSSWLYEIDAILPVPMHPSKIRQRGYNQAMVLASGVAVATEKTLSDGILVRHLQTASQTNKGRLSRWQNVSDSFSLQLNTDLKGKHLLLIDDVITTGATLEACSRLLISAGAAVSICALAFARH, encoded by the coding sequence ATGAAAAGCCTGTTATCCTCCCTCCTACACCTGTTCTATCCGCATACCTGTGATGGATGCGGAATAGAACTGACAAACACAGAGCACATTCTATGTCTCCGCTGTCACAAGCGACTGCCCTTTACGGGTTATCAGTTACTGCAAGACAATCCTGTAGAAAAAATCTTCTGGGGACGGGTTAATGTCCGTCATGCTATGGCTACCTGTTACTACAGAAAAAATGCCTTCCTCCAGCAACTGATTTATCAGTTCAAATACAAGCAGCGGGAAGATATCGCCAGCTACTTCGGACGCCTCATGGGACACACACTCCGGCAAAGTTCCTGGCTATACGAAATAGACGCCATCCTGCCTGTTCCCATGCATCCTTCCAAAATACGGCAACGGGGTTATAATCAGGCAATGGTACTGGCCAGCGGCGTAGCTGTGGCTACTGAAAAAACACTGTCGGACGGTATCCTAGTCCGTCATCTGCAAACCGCTTCACAAACCAACAAAGGACGGCTCTCCCGCTGGCAGAATGTATCGGATAGTTTCTCGCTACAACTGAACACTGATCTGAAAGGCAAACACCTGTTACTGATAGACGATGTGATCACCACCGGCGCCACCTTGGAAGCCTGCAGCCGTTTACTGATCAGCGCCGGCGCTGCCGTAAGCATCTGTGCACTGGCATTTGCCCGCCATTGA
- the radA gene encoding DNA repair protein RadA produces the protein MKIKTAFFCQNCGYESAKWTGKCPSCGQWNTFVEEKVQKDIPLRNAGWQPEKEHGAKSDNIVNLSEISGTEEERLLTPDAELNRVLGGGIVPGSLVLVGGEPGIGKSTLFLQNALLLKDITTLYISGEESAQQIKMRADRLQVKNDLFYLLTETSTQTIFQEIKKLRPQLVIVDSIQTLQSPFIESAPGSVSQIRETTAELQRFAKESHTPVFLIGHITKDGSIAGPKILEHMVDTVLQFEGDQHYAYRILRTIKNRFGSTAELGIYEMTGGGLRQVTNPSEILISQREDQLSGVAIAATIEGMRPMLVEVQALVTQSVYGTPQRTATGFDLRRLQLLLAVLEKRGGFHFGVKDVFLNIAGGIRVEDPSIDLAVLCALLSSYEDIPISSKICFAGEVGLSGEIRAVNRIEQRVAEAEKLGFEKIFISRYNKKGTDISKFNIEVIPVGRVDEVYRGLF, from the coding sequence ATGAAAATTAAAACTGCTTTCTTCTGTCAGAATTGTGGATATGAATCAGCTAAGTGGACTGGTAAATGTCCGAGTTGTGGTCAATGGAATACTTTCGTTGAAGAGAAAGTACAAAAAGATATCCCTCTACGTAATGCCGGATGGCAACCTGAAAAAGAACACGGCGCCAAATCAGATAATATCGTAAACCTTTCCGAGATCAGCGGTACCGAAGAAGAAAGACTACTCACACCAGATGCAGAACTGAACCGTGTATTAGGCGGCGGTATAGTACCCGGCTCACTGGTACTCGTAGGTGGTGAACCTGGTATCGGAAAAAGTACCCTGTTCCTGCAGAATGCATTACTACTCAAAGACATCACTACATTATATATAAGTGGAGAAGAAAGTGCACAGCAGATAAAAATGAGAGCAGACAGATTACAGGTAAAAAATGATCTCTTCTATCTGCTCACAGAAACATCTACACAAACAATCTTCCAGGAGATAAAAAAACTGCGTCCGCAACTCGTTATCGTTGACTCTATTCAGACGCTGCAATCTCCTTTTATAGAATCAGCTCCCGGCAGCGTATCCCAGATCAGGGAAACAACCGCCGAACTGCAACGCTTCGCAAAAGAAAGTCATACCCCCGTATTCCTGATCGGCCATATCACCAAAGATGGTTCCATTGCCGGTCCGAAAATACTGGAACATATGGTTGACACCGTTCTCCAGTTTGAAGGTGATCAACACTATGCATACCGCATACTTCGTACCATTAAAAACCGCTTCGGCTCTACGGCGGAACTGGGCATCTATGAAATGACCGGCGGCGGATTAAGACAGGTCACCAACCCTTCAGAAATCCTGATCTCCCAAAGGGAAGATCAGCTGAGCGGTGTCGCTATCGCTGCGACAATAGAAGGTATGCGTCCTATGCTCGTAGAAGTACAGGCACTCGTTACCCAATCCGTCTATGGTACACCGCAACGTACCGCTACCGGATTTGACTTACGCCGTTTACAACTGCTGCTCGCCGTACTCGAAAAACGCGGCGGCTTCCACTTCGGTGTCAAAGACGTATTTCTCAATATCGCCGGTGGTATCCGCGTAGAAGATCCTTCTATTGATCTCGCCGTATTGTGCGCATTATTATCCTCTTATGAAGACATCCCCATCAGCAGTAAAATCTGCTTCGCCGGTGAAGTCGGATTAAGTGGTGAGATCCGTGCCGTAAACCGTATAGAACAACGTGTTGCAGAAGCAGAAAAACTGGGTTTCGAAAAGATCTTCATCAGTCGCTACAATAAAAAAGGAACAGATATCAGCAAGTTTAACATTGAAGTGATACCGGTAGGCAGAGTGGATGAAGTATACCGCGGACTATTTTAA